One stretch of Halobacillus litoralis DNA includes these proteins:
- a CDS encoding YicC/YloC family endoribonuclease, producing the protein MLKSMTGYGKSTVETGESKIHVEIRSVNHRFLDITTKMPHALLFLEERLKQVVKSRLARGRIDIFVTIEAEELVAKKIDVNWGIVNQYITHLKDIQHRHDLTGDISIDMVSKLDYVFSEKEMENDTDELKVALLEAMDNAARQLVEMRAKEGQELYEDLEKRIAKVRSWLSSLDERRPMVIEEYKERIRTRVEEYTKEQIRPDETKILHEVALLAEKGDVTEELTRLQSHFVQFEDTLSMEEPVGRRLDFIVQEMHREVNTIGSKSNDGKLTEMVVNLKSEIEKVKEQVQNVE; encoded by the coding sequence TTGTTAAAAAGTATGACAGGGTATGGAAAGAGTACGGTGGAAACCGGTGAATCAAAGATTCATGTAGAAATCCGATCGGTGAATCACCGATTTTTGGATATAACAACCAAGATGCCTCACGCCTTGCTGTTTTTGGAAGAGCGGCTGAAACAAGTCGTCAAAAGTCGGTTAGCAAGGGGGCGCATCGATATCTTTGTAACAATTGAAGCAGAAGAATTAGTGGCAAAGAAAATCGATGTTAATTGGGGAATTGTCAATCAATATATCACCCATTTGAAGGATATCCAGCACCGCCACGATTTGACGGGGGATATTTCTATTGATATGGTATCCAAGTTAGACTACGTTTTTTCGGAAAAAGAAATGGAAAACGATACGGATGAGTTGAAGGTGGCTTTATTAGAGGCCATGGATAACGCTGCCAGACAGCTTGTAGAGATGCGGGCGAAAGAAGGTCAGGAGCTGTATGAAGATCTTGAAAAACGCATCGCTAAAGTCCGATCATGGCTGAGCAGCCTGGACGAGAGGCGGCCGATGGTAATCGAAGAGTATAAAGAGAGGATTCGGACCCGCGTAGAAGAATACACCAAAGAACAAATCAGGCCCGATGAAACAAAAATCCTCCATGAAGTCGCTTTGCTTGCAGAAAAAGGGGACGTCACCGAAGAGTTGACAAGACTACAGTCCCACTTCGTCCAATTTGAGGACACCCTTTCCATGGAAGAGCCTGTTGGAAGAAGACTCGATTTTATTGTGCAGGAAATGCACCGGGAAGTGAATACAATCGGATCGAAATCCAATGACGGCAAACTGACGGAAATGGTTGTGAATTTGAAAAGCGAAATTGAAAAGGTGAAAGAACAAGTACAAAATGTTGAATAA
- a CDS encoding Rqc2 family fibronectin-binding protein, whose protein sequence is MSFDGIVTRAITNELNETIQTGRIMKIYQPTETELVFTIRSNRKKHTLLLSAHPSYARFHLTDDQYHNPKEPPMLCMLLRKHLVGGFIERIEQVDMERIVKFHIRTRNEVGDETMKTLIIEVMGKHSNILLVDEEEGHMLDSIKHLPPSQNRHRTIMPGQPYKLPPEQGKINPVDLEPEDFIRKLDFNSGKMDKQILNVVMGFSPMVTKEIVHRAGLGGAQAVKEAYREIREIILNHAYEPQIHRTEKEQFYVIPLHAFSDGVEKFESVSAMLDDYYSGKAERDRVKQQAGDLHRFLKNERDKNKRKIKKHETTLKKSESAEEYQKLGELLTAHMHMVKTGDESVTVVDYYDPDQSEMTIELNPNKTPSENAQSYFQTYTKLKKSKEVVQKEIQKAEDEILYFDRLLQQVESAREEDIEEIREELREQGYLKKKPAAKGNRKNKPQKPKPESFESTDGTLIYVGRNNKQNEYLTNRMANKMDIWLHAKDIPGSHVVIRDEDPSEDTLFEAAQLAANFSKSSKSSSVPVDYTRIRHVKKPSGAKPGFVTYDQQQTLFVTPDSTFIKKLKKKD, encoded by the coding sequence ATGTCTTTTGACGGAATTGTAACCCGGGCGATCACGAACGAATTGAATGAAACGATCCAGACCGGGCGTATTATGAAAATTTATCAGCCAACCGAAACGGAGCTCGTATTTACGATCCGTTCCAATCGAAAAAAACATACGCTATTGTTGTCCGCACACCCGAGCTATGCTCGCTTCCATTTGACGGATGATCAATATCATAACCCTAAAGAACCACCTATGCTGTGCATGCTTCTCAGGAAGCATTTGGTCGGTGGTTTTATTGAACGTATTGAACAGGTAGACATGGAAAGGATTGTAAAGTTCCATATCCGAACCCGCAACGAAGTCGGGGATGAAACAATGAAAACGCTCATTATTGAAGTGATGGGGAAACACTCCAACATCCTGCTTGTGGATGAAGAAGAAGGACATATGCTCGACAGCATCAAACATTTACCCCCTTCCCAAAACCGGCACCGAACGATTATGCCTGGACAGCCTTATAAACTCCCACCAGAACAAGGAAAAATCAACCCTGTTGACCTTGAACCAGAAGATTTCATCAGGAAATTGGACTTCAACTCAGGCAAAATGGATAAACAAATTTTGAATGTGGTGATGGGTTTTTCACCTATGGTGACGAAGGAAATAGTGCATCGCGCTGGACTCGGCGGGGCACAAGCCGTAAAAGAAGCTTACCGGGAGATTCGAGAAATTATCCTGAATCACGCGTATGAGCCACAAATCCATCGGACAGAAAAAGAGCAGTTCTATGTCATTCCATTACATGCCTTTTCAGATGGTGTGGAAAAATTCGAAAGCGTCAGTGCGATGCTGGATGATTACTATTCAGGGAAAGCAGAGCGTGACCGTGTTAAGCAACAGGCAGGCGATTTGCACCGTTTCTTGAAAAATGAACGGGATAAAAACAAACGAAAAATTAAAAAACACGAAACAACGCTGAAAAAATCGGAGTCAGCCGAAGAATACCAGAAGCTCGGCGAACTGTTGACTGCTCATATGCATATGGTCAAAACAGGAGACGAATCGGTGACGGTCGTTGACTACTACGATCCCGATCAATCAGAAATGACGATTGAACTCAATCCTAATAAAACACCGAGTGAAAATGCACAAAGCTATTTTCAAACGTACACGAAACTGAAGAAATCCAAAGAAGTCGTGCAAAAAGAAATTCAAAAAGCAGAAGATGAAATTCTTTATTTCGACCGTCTCCTTCAACAAGTAGAATCGGCTAGGGAAGAAGACATCGAAGAAATTCGAGAAGAACTGCGTGAACAAGGGTACTTAAAGAAAAAGCCGGCTGCAAAAGGGAACCGTAAGAACAAACCCCAGAAACCGAAACCGGAAAGTTTTGAGTCGACGGATGGGACCTTGATTTATGTAGGTCGAAACAACAAGCAAAACGAATATTTAACCAACCGAATGGCAAACAAAATGGATATTTGGCTACATGCTAAAGATATTCCCGGCTCCCATGTCGTCATTCGAGACGAAGATCCGAGCGAAGATACGTTGTTTGAAGCCGCCCAGCTTGCTGCGAATTTCAGTAAATCCAGCAAGTCCTCCTCCGTTCCAGTAGACTACACGCGTATCCGGCATGTGAAGAAGCCGTCAGGAGCGAAACCCGGGTTCGTCACTTATGATCAGCAACAGACATTGTTCGTGACACCTGATTCAACTTTCATTAAAAAGTTAAAGAAAAAAGACTGA
- a CDS encoding FUSC family protein — protein sequence MQQAGKATLSVISAVFTTLLVLNLLGQQPLLPAIISGVCGLLGIMAVMDDTKKEKQGTTLLLPFSAISGVTLGSLLSWSAVLVSMFMILIIFCSFYFSKFGSRYFSLGMIGFITVYFSSFLKLPPEQFPWFYGAICIGITYAFLYNFIIFRDTAQQLKRSLQSFHRQANLTFELLADVVKDPETNQIRSKKLTENVKKLRDYANHVSTDLNAQNIREVWPGVRTEQLRLYVFDTAMFVMTLSDSLEKLKESGALETEELRSILFQLIQTLQKAEVLKMEKEERHLSEAERVVIALRKMIDQRFGEHETRPEGWLYLLRRIEAIATHVTEGALAIRYSGGDHPGDQSFVEEVVQDEEDKEKGMEPSTKKAIQSVIAGTIAVIVGHLISPIQPYWVLLTTFIVQLGTPTVGRTYLKGLERSIGTVAGAIIGFILAKSVSGQSELEVGLIFAVIFFAFYMLPVSYTVMSMFITMLIAFMYDLILGGISYSLLVGRVVDTIAGAGIALAAAAFIFPTRTLDKMKEQLVEYLESLEDYILSYIRKFRRSESMKGLADLAFQMDEKIQLLEEDAKPALQRPGANKYSGIPRLLMSFTAINYYAKQLVASTYQKDFHHSEEITQALKRTEKVYKHNIRTIMAVLTGEVISGQLFRLQHEREMIERFAPGHKEEQGDIVHHLFYIWKINQALLAVGERMGLDTVERMED from the coding sequence TTGCAGCAGGCAGGGAAAGCCACGCTCAGTGTGATCTCGGCTGTTTTCACTACTTTACTGGTCTTGAACCTGCTCGGGCAACAGCCGCTTCTTCCTGCTATCATTTCAGGTGTATGCGGGCTGCTGGGGATCATGGCGGTGATGGATGATACGAAAAAGGAAAAGCAGGGGACGACACTTTTGCTTCCCTTTTCCGCAATCAGCGGAGTGACGCTTGGGTCTTTACTATCCTGGAGTGCCGTTCTCGTATCCATGTTCATGATCTTGATCATCTTTTGCAGCTTTTATTTTTCTAAATTCGGTAGTCGTTATTTTTCTTTAGGTATGATTGGATTTATAACCGTCTACTTTTCTTCCTTTTTAAAACTTCCTCCCGAACAATTCCCTTGGTTTTACGGTGCGATTTGTATCGGCATCACCTACGCATTCTTATATAATTTCATCATTTTCAGAGATACGGCTCAACAGCTTAAGCGTAGTCTCCAATCTTTTCATAGGCAGGCGAACCTGACCTTTGAATTGTTAGCAGATGTCGTTAAGGATCCTGAAACGAATCAGATTCGTTCAAAAAAACTAACGGAGAATGTGAAAAAGTTGAGAGACTATGCCAATCATGTTTCCACGGACTTGAATGCACAGAATATTAGAGAAGTCTGGCCGGGAGTCCGTACGGAACAATTACGATTATATGTGTTCGATACGGCTATGTTTGTCATGACCCTTTCGGATAGTTTGGAAAAATTGAAAGAAAGTGGAGCACTGGAGACAGAAGAACTCCGTTCCATTCTCTTTCAACTCATTCAGACGTTGCAAAAGGCAGAAGTACTTAAAATGGAAAAGGAAGAGAGGCACCTTTCTGAAGCCGAACGAGTAGTCATCGCTTTGAGAAAGATGATCGACCAAAGGTTTGGTGAACATGAAACGAGGCCGGAAGGGTGGCTGTATCTGCTCCGGCGTATCGAGGCGATTGCTACGCATGTGACGGAAGGAGCCCTCGCCATTAGATATAGTGGCGGAGACCATCCAGGTGATCAATCGTTCGTAGAAGAAGTAGTACAAGATGAGGAAGATAAAGAGAAGGGGATGGAGCCTTCAACAAAAAAAGCGATACAATCGGTGATTGCCGGAACAATCGCTGTGATTGTCGGCCATTTGATTTCTCCTATCCAACCCTATTGGGTATTGTTAACGACGTTTATCGTCCAATTGGGGACCCCGACCGTTGGGCGCACCTATTTGAAAGGTCTGGAAAGATCGATCGGGACGGTTGCAGGGGCCATTATAGGTTTCATTTTGGCAAAATCTGTGTCAGGACAATCAGAACTGGAAGTCGGTCTCATCTTTGCAGTCATCTTTTTTGCTTTCTATATGCTTCCCGTTTCCTACACCGTTATGAGTATGTTTATCACGATGCTCATCGCCTTCATGTACGACCTCATTTTGGGCGGAATCAGTTATTCATTGCTTGTTGGACGGGTGGTCGACACGATTGCTGGAGCTGGTATTGCACTAGCGGCCGCTGCCTTCATTTTTCCTACACGGACGCTGGATAAAATGAAGGAGCAGCTGGTGGAGTACTTAGAGAGTCTAGAGGATTATATCTTGTCATACATTCGAAAGTTCCGCCGTTCAGAAAGCATGAAGGGGCTGGCGGATCTCGCTTTTCAAATGGATGAAAAGATTCAGCTGCTTGAAGAGGATGCAAAACCTGCACTGCAAAGACCTGGAGCTAATAAATACTCAGGTATACCCCGGCTGCTGATGTCGTTTACGGCTATTAATTATTATGCGAAACAGTTAGTGGCTTCTACGTATCAAAAGGATTTTCATCATTCAGAAGAAATTACACAGGCCCTCAAACGTACGGAGAAGGTGTACAAGCACAACATTCGCACAATCATGGCAGTCTTGACTGGCGAGGTCATAAGCGGGCAATTATTTAGGCTTCAACATGAGCGGGAAATGATTGAACGGTTTGCACCAGGACATAAGGAAGAGCAGGGAGATATTGTCCACCACTTGTTTTATATTTGGAAAATCAATCAAGCTTTGCTTGCTGTTGGAGAAAGGATGGGGCTTGATACAGTAGAACGGATGGAAGATTAA
- the pyrE gene encoding orotate phosphoribosyltransferase: MSRSTLIDDLLHIGAVKIETDHFFTWTSGLKSPIYCDNRLTMSYPKVRKNIAEAFAKKIEALGPIDVIAGCATAGIPHAAWVADLLNLPMVYVRSSAKKHGKGNQIEGHIEQGQKAIVIEDLISTGKSSIEAAEALENEGVEVVEVLSIFTYNLQTAQEAFAGKSYSYQSLASYEELLQQLLTENKIEKEQEQLLMTWRQDPYVFTNS, translated from the coding sequence ATGAGTCGATCAACCCTCATAGATGACCTGCTTCACATAGGAGCGGTAAAAATTGAAACCGATCACTTCTTCACATGGACATCCGGACTAAAGTCTCCGATTTATTGTGATAACCGTTTAACGATGTCTTATCCTAAAGTAAGAAAAAACATTGCAGAAGCATTTGCGAAAAAAATTGAGGCTCTCGGTCCCATTGATGTTATCGCAGGTTGTGCGACAGCAGGTATACCCCATGCGGCCTGGGTGGCGGATCTTCTGAACTTACCTATGGTTTATGTCCGGTCTTCAGCAAAAAAGCACGGAAAAGGAAATCAGATTGAAGGTCACATTGAACAAGGGCAGAAGGCGATCGTCATCGAGGATTTAATATCAACAGGAAAATCCTCAATAGAAGCTGCAGAGGCCCTCGAGAACGAAGGGGTGGAAGTGGTTGAAGTACTGTCGATTTTCACCTATAACCTTCAAACGGCTCAAGAGGCGTTCGCAGGTAAAAGCTATTCGTATCAATCCCTGGCAAGTTATGAAGAGCTTCTTCAGCAGTTACTTACTGAAAATAAAATCGAAAAAGAGCAGGAACAACTGTTGATGACGTGGAGACAGGATCCTTATGTTTTTACGAACTCTTAA
- a CDS encoding dihydroorotate dehydrogenase produces the protein MNVSVNLPGLNLKNPVMPASGCFAFGKEFAQFYDLSNLGAVIMKAATKERRFGNGTPRVAETASGMLNAIGLQNPGVESIITDEIPFLKNYHLPIIANVAGSTVEEYVEVAEKISPHVDAIELNISCPNVKEGGVQFGTDPALAKEVTRDVVEVSNIPVYVKLSPNVTDIVGMALAAEEAGASGLSMINTLTGMRIDPKTRKPVIANGTGGLSGAAIKPISIRMIHQVYQAVTIPIIGMGGIESAEDVLEYLLAGASAVAIGSANFKNPFICKEIIEELPAVLARYGFSSVKEAIGGAHHEKVETPVLRS, from the coding sequence ATGAATGTATCTGTGAATCTGCCGGGCTTGAATTTGAAAAATCCTGTCATGCCAGCTTCGGGTTGTTTTGCATTCGGGAAGGAATTCGCCCAATTTTATGATTTATCCAACCTCGGAGCCGTCATTATGAAAGCAGCTACGAAAGAACGCCGCTTTGGAAATGGCACGCCACGAGTTGCAGAAACCGCAAGCGGCATGCTGAATGCGATCGGACTGCAAAACCCTGGCGTGGAGAGCATCATCACAGACGAAATTCCTTTTTTGAAAAATTACCACCTTCCGATCATTGCGAATGTTGCTGGCAGTACAGTAGAAGAGTATGTGGAGGTTGCGGAAAAAATCTCCCCCCATGTAGATGCCATCGAATTGAACATTTCTTGTCCAAATGTCAAAGAGGGAGGGGTGCAGTTCGGTACCGATCCTGCCTTAGCGAAAGAAGTGACCCGTGATGTCGTTGAAGTAAGCAATATACCTGTATATGTAAAACTCTCCCCGAACGTGACTGACATTGTCGGTATGGCTCTTGCAGCAGAGGAAGCAGGTGCATCAGGTCTTTCAATGATCAATACGTTAACAGGAATGAGGATTGATCCTAAGACGCGCAAACCTGTCATTGCAAATGGAACAGGAGGTCTGTCCGGAGCAGCAATCAAACCGATCAGCATCCGGATGATCCATCAAGTCTATCAAGCTGTTACCATCCCGATCATAGGCATGGGCGGGATTGAATCAGCTGAAGATGTGTTGGAATACTTACTTGCAGGTGCGAGTGCAGTAGCGATTGGAAGTGCGAACTTCAAAAATCCGTTCATCTGTAAGGAGATCATTGAAGAATTGCCGGCTGTTCTTGCGCGCTACGGTTTTTCAAGCGTAAAGGAAGCGATTGGAGGTGCCCACCATGAAAAAGTTGAAACCCCTGTACTTCGCTCTTGA
- a CDS encoding dihydroorotate dehydrogenase electron transfer subunit translates to MKNERMTILRHEKVARDTHLLMLQGDLVQDIADPGQFVHVKIEGFYLRRPISIADYDSKNDTVTLIYKIMGDGTKALTRSQIGERVDVLGPGGQGFPTARIHGDHALIIGGGIGVPPLYSAAKILKENGVAVTSILGFRSREDAFLLDEFRALGKVHVTTEDGSLGRSGRVTDALPHVKENYQHYLSCGPTVMLKAVADHLPDKEGYLSMEERMGCGIGACFACVVESKDEKGYKRICCDGPVFKAGEVVLS, encoded by the coding sequence ATGAAAAATGAAAGGATGACCATTCTTAGGCATGAAAAGGTTGCGAGAGATACGCACCTTCTCATGCTGCAGGGGGATTTGGTCCAGGACATCGCAGATCCGGGTCAATTCGTCCACGTCAAAATTGAAGGTTTCTACCTGCGTCGCCCGATATCCATTGCGGATTATGATTCGAAAAATGATACAGTGACTCTCATTTATAAAATCATGGGAGACGGGACAAAAGCTTTAACGCGTTCTCAGATTGGTGAGCGTGTGGATGTTCTCGGTCCTGGAGGTCAAGGCTTTCCGACAGCAAGAATCCATGGCGATCACGCCTTAATTATTGGTGGAGGGATCGGAGTGCCACCGCTTTACAGTGCAGCGAAGATACTGAAAGAAAACGGTGTGGCCGTCACGAGTATTCTTGGTTTCAGATCCAGGGAGGATGCCTTTTTACTGGATGAATTCAGGGCCCTTGGAAAAGTACACGTGACGACAGAAGATGGATCACTAGGAAGGAGCGGCCGAGTGACGGACGCTCTCCCTCATGTGAAAGAAAATTACCAGCATTACTTATCCTGTGGTCCGACGGTGATGCTGAAAGCAGTGGCTGATCATCTTCCAGACAAAGAAGGATATTTGTCCATGGAAGAGCGGATGGGTTGTGGAATCGGAGCATGCTTTGCCTGTGTCGTCGAATCTAAAGATGAAAAAGGATACAAGCGCATCTGTTGTGATGGTCCTGTATTCAAGGCCGGGGAGGTCGTCTTATCATGA
- a CDS encoding carbamoyl phosphate synthase small subunit — protein MKQLVLEDGTVFVGEGFGSERETIGEVVFNTGMSGYQEVISDPSYYGQLITFTYPLIGNYGINRDDFETVNPGVFGVIVKEHCDFPSNFRNEETIDEFLKAKNIPGISDIDTRKLTKIIRQHGTMKAMITSSDRPVSEVLHILEATPLLNDQVKQVSTVKPYVVPGRGERIVLVDYGMKHGILREFTKRDCHVTVVPYHTSSEEILRLKPDGVMLSNGPGDPKDVPEAIQTIRELMSQVPIFGICLGHQLIALASGADTSKMKFGHRGINQPVKDLDTGRTYITSQNHGYSVNLHSLEQTELCLSQVSLNDNSVEGLKHKNHPVFSVQYHPESSPGPEDTAHLFDEFLKMIDHHQKTTKEDSPCLSVQI, from the coding sequence ATGAAACAACTCGTGCTTGAAGATGGGACCGTATTTGTAGGAGAAGGATTTGGAAGTGAACGGGAAACAATCGGTGAAGTCGTATTCAATACTGGGATGAGCGGCTATCAGGAAGTGATTTCTGACCCTTCCTACTATGGACAGCTGATCACATTTACTTATCCGCTCATCGGAAACTATGGTATCAATCGTGATGATTTTGAAACCGTCAATCCGGGAGTGTTCGGGGTCATTGTAAAAGAACACTGTGATTTTCCTTCCAATTTCCGTAATGAAGAAACGATCGATGAATTTCTTAAAGCTAAAAATATACCAGGCATCAGCGATATTGATACAAGAAAGCTGACGAAAATCATACGCCAGCATGGAACGATGAAGGCGATGATCACTTCATCCGATCGTCCGGTTTCTGAAGTCCTTCACATACTCGAAGCTACTCCGCTATTGAATGATCAAGTAAAACAAGTATCGACTGTGAAGCCTTATGTCGTTCCAGGACGTGGCGAGCGGATCGTCCTTGTTGATTATGGGATGAAACACGGCATTTTACGGGAATTTACGAAGCGCGATTGTCATGTGACCGTCGTTCCTTACCATACTTCATCAGAAGAGATCCTAAGACTAAAACCGGATGGCGTCATGCTCTCGAACGGTCCTGGAGATCCAAAAGATGTTCCGGAAGCGATTCAAACGATAAGGGAATTGATGTCTCAAGTACCTATATTCGGAATCTGTCTCGGGCACCAGTTGATTGCTCTTGCTTCTGGGGCAGACACTTCAAAAATGAAATTCGGCCACAGAGGAATCAACCAGCCTGTGAAAGATTTGGATACAGGAAGAACTTATATCACTTCACAGAACCATGGCTATTCCGTCAACCTTCATTCATTGGAACAGACAGAACTGTGCCTTTCTCAAGTTTCTTTGAATGACAACTCCGTGGAAGGATTGAAACACAAGAACCACCCGGTCTTCTCTGTGCAATACCACCCGGAGAGTTCACCAGGACCTGAAGATACTGCCCACTTATTCGATGAATTCTTGAAAATGATCGATCACCATCAGAAGACAACGAAGGAGGACTCCCCATGCCTAAGCGTACAGATCTAA
- a CDS encoding dihydroorotase: MKKKIINGQVFTDHRFDSCEILIEDGRIVEIAPAVGEADEVIDAKEGLVLPGLVDVHIHLREPGDEQKETIHTGTAAAARGGFTTVCAMPNTKPVPDSEENMENLMEKIKRDASVRVLPYASITTRQLGRELVDMPTLSKMGAFAFTDDGVGVQTAGMMYEAMKEASRLNKAIVAHCEDNSLVYKGVAHDGEVSERLGLPGIANIAESVQIARDILLSEATGCHYHVCHVSTKESVRVIRDAKKAGIHVTAEVTPHHLILNETDIPEDDAFFKMNPPLRSKEDQKALVEGLMDGIIDFIATDHAPHTEEDKKQGFLYSPFGITGLETAFPLLFTHFLEKHGIPLERLIEWLTRKPAETFGIPYGTLEKGAPADVTIVDVSRERMIDRHRFASKGKNTPFHGWKAKGWPELTMVEGKIVWEGKTHETTRA, from the coding sequence ATGAAAAAGAAAATCATCAACGGTCAGGTGTTTACGGATCATCGCTTTGATTCATGCGAAATTCTCATCGAGGACGGTAGAATTGTTGAAATAGCTCCGGCTGTCGGAGAAGCGGATGAGGTCATTGATGCAAAAGAAGGCCTTGTTCTGCCGGGGTTGGTCGATGTCCATATCCATTTGCGTGAACCTGGAGACGAACAAAAAGAAACGATCCATACAGGGACAGCAGCTGCGGCACGTGGAGGATTCACAACTGTGTGTGCCATGCCGAACACAAAGCCTGTTCCTGATTCCGAAGAAAACATGGAAAATTTAATGGAGAAGATCAAGCGGGATGCATCCGTTCGAGTGCTGCCTTATGCTTCCATAACGACTCGCCAACTTGGAAGAGAGCTTGTTGACATGCCAACGCTCTCAAAAATGGGTGCCTTCGCCTTTACCGATGATGGAGTCGGTGTACAGACCGCAGGCATGATGTACGAAGCGATGAAGGAAGCGAGTCGACTGAACAAAGCCATTGTTGCTCACTGCGAAGATAATTCACTCGTGTACAAAGGTGTCGCTCACGATGGTGAGGTAAGCGAGAGGCTCGGCCTCCCTGGTATAGCGAATATTGCTGAATCCGTGCAAATCGCAAGAGACATCCTGCTCTCCGAAGCGACCGGATGCCATTATCACGTCTGTCACGTATCAACAAAGGAATCGGTGAGGGTCATTCGGGATGCGAAGAAGGCCGGAATTCACGTCACAGCGGAAGTGACGCCGCACCACTTGATTCTTAACGAAACAGACATTCCTGAAGACGATGCCTTTTTCAAAATGAACCCTCCGCTTCGTTCCAAAGAAGATCAGAAAGCGCTCGTCGAAGGGTTGATGGATGGGATTATCGATTTTATTGCGACCGATCATGCTCCACACACGGAGGAAGATAAAAAACAAGGTTTTCTGTACTCGCCGTTTGGAATTACAGGATTGGAAACCGCCTTTCCGCTCTTGTTCACTCACTTTTTAGAAAAGCATGGAATTCCGTTGGAGCGTCTCATTGAGTGGCTGACGAGGAAGCCGGCAGAGACCTTCGGAATCCCTTATGGAACATTAGAAAAAGGAGCGCCAGCGGATGTAACGATTGTGGACGTAAGCCGCGAGCGGATGATTGACCGTCACCGTTTTGCCTCTAAAGGGAAGAACACGCCGTTCCATGGCTGGAAGGCGAAAGGATGGCCGGAGCTAACAATGGTTGAAGGAAAAATTGTATGGGAGGGGAAAACGCATGAAACAACTCGTGCTTGA
- a CDS encoding aspartate carbamoyltransferase catalytic subunit yields the protein MTAIRSKRNLLSMKQLSNEQIYHLLYLADQLEDPTNLPSYSGHFAANLFLEPSTRTKTSFHIAERKLGFDVVELDGVDSSLTKGESLYDTLKTLESIGVDLAVVRQSEVGGLAACTERLDMPLINAGDGCGEHPTQSLLDLYTIHEHFHSFRGLHVCIAGDLKHSRVARSNAYALRQLGAHVSFVSKPEWQDPSLTQKYISMDEAVETCDVLMLLRIQHERHTNQGGTGSYLEEYGLTVEREARMMNQSIILHPAPVNRGVEIDERLVECEKSKIFRQMTNGVTMRMAIIHALMKGEL from the coding sequence ATGACTGCTATTCGATCCAAGAGGAATTTACTTTCCATGAAACAGCTGAGCAATGAACAGATCTATCATCTTCTTTATTTAGCAGATCAATTGGAAGATCCAACAAACCTTCCCTCTTATTCTGGACATTTTGCTGCCAATCTATTTTTAGAACCGAGCACACGTACAAAGACGAGCTTTCACATAGCCGAAAGGAAGTTGGGTTTTGATGTCGTTGAGTTGGATGGAGTGGATTCCAGCTTAACGAAAGGGGAAAGCTTGTACGACACCTTAAAGACATTAGAGTCAATCGGCGTGGATTTAGCTGTCGTCCGGCAATCCGAAGTCGGTGGGCTTGCGGCATGTACCGAAAGATTGGATATGCCCCTGATCAATGCCGGGGACGGCTGTGGGGAGCACCCGACACAATCACTCCTGGACTTGTACACGATCCATGAACATTTTCATAGTTTCAGAGGATTGCATGTATGCATTGCGGGAGATTTGAAACACAGTCGTGTGGCGAGATCGAATGCCTACGCGCTGAGGCAGCTCGGGGCCCATGTATCTTTTGTCAGTAAACCCGAGTGGCAGGATCCTAGCTTGACACAGAAATACATCTCGATGGATGAAGCCGTGGAAACGTGTGATGTCCTGATGCTGCTTCGGATTCAACATGAGCGGCATACAAACCAAGGTGGAACAGGGAGTTATCTAGAAGAATATGGCCTGACCGTCGAAAGGGAGGCAAGGATGATGAACCAAAGCATCATCCTTCATCCAGCTCCGGTCAATCGCGGGGTGGAAATCGATGAGAGGCTTGTGGAATGTGAAAAATCAAAGATTTTCAGGCAAATGACGAATGGAGTGACGATGCGGATGGCCATCATCCACGCACTCATGAAAGGGGAGCTTTAA